The Juglans microcarpa x Juglans regia isolate MS1-56 chromosome 2D, Jm3101_v1.0, whole genome shotgun sequence DNA window taaacaaaacacaaaaacaatttaacttttttaaattctaaaacaaaaattatattctaacaatattttaattttataatagttttatttaacttttttttctatttttccaaGATATCGTAAAACatcttaaattaaattatttcattactatttacaaattattttaatactatttgtaaatttttcacctcatcttatctcatctcagcTTAACATCTAAACTAGACTTAATGTCAAATTAAATGCTCCCGTATTCCATACTTGTTCAGACGTGTATGTGTATGTACAAGCACAAGGTCTGATCGATGCCTGTAGTCCAATTTCAACATATATGGCCCAAAAACGAATGATGTAGAATGTACACATGTTTCACGGTCGAAGTCATGAGTGCCATAGACTGCCTCTTGATTCTTGCCCAGGTCTCCATGATGGCCCAATGGATTTCCCCTTATGCCACCATGCTAAGATGATTCTcttcttttaaatcttgaaaatttcgGTAATTATCAATCGTTTGCATAAAAAGCTTGCTATGCATCCCTTTGGTGTGTTTCAATgcatttgaaatatattaaatagaaaaattcaattcatcATCCTTATATCATATACttactttgattttttatatttttatttttttccattaacaAGTATATAATGTAGGGATGATAAGTccaagaattcaattagtttaataggaataaaaaattaaaacatatgtAGTGAGTGGTGTAAGCAGCTGGATAACAAAGCCCATATGGGGGCTGAAATTGGTTTTTTGCCCTCACGCGCACCACCACAGGGCTTGGATGGACTATCTCTTCAAAGCACATGAATAAACAACGAAAGGTGACAATGCAAGAAATCTCCAAAGCCTTTTTCTCTCTACCTAATAGCATCCTTCTCTACCCAGCTCCACCTAGAGGGGGTTTGATCTTTAGCTCCTCTCTCCGTCCTTCTGTCCGGCCAATGCTATAGTTGtctataatgtttttttttccatttatttcaaTGTTTTCCGTCCATAACACCAAGAAGCACCAATCTATTACATACCAGCCCCCTACGACCACCACATGCCACACCATAAATTCTCCAGCTGCCGATCTATCGAATGGTCGAAAAAAATTGCTCAAAAAAGCGACACGTGAGGATCACGAACTGCCACGTTAGTAAGCATCTGCCAGTGCCATGTGCGGCACCATGAGGTTAGTGGCTTCGGATATCTCAGATCTGACCCCCACTTTTTTTCCTAGAGTGGCATGTGATCCACACGTGCCACCACAATCAATGTTGGTTCTACGCCGGTGTATCGACGCGTCCTCCAGTTGCTATGTCCCTATGTTCCTACTTTCCCTAACCGATGATCAAGATAAAGTAATTGTGGAAGACTCTAATGCCAGTCCAGACAAACAAGCTGCAGCACACACTGTCTCACTGCGACTTTTATTCACAGTTTAatagtctgtttatcagactatTCAAAAATCGTTTCAAGCGGATTCTCCTTAGTGGGAAATGGGTGGACGCCAAATCTTGACTCTAgatctctcttctttctttttttttttcattggtgTTGCTTTTGTTTACTTTGAAATGATTGTTGGGGACTCTCACCTTATTGAATCTTATATCATGTAACCcttaatttatctataaaacTGCTTGCttagggggaaaaaaagaacaaaagaaaaaaaaaacaacggaAGCTGACAGGTGTATTCTCAAGTTCAAGAAGTTCAACACTCATGTCCATGGAGATCCTATTCTCTCCTCCCTTTCTGGTACTCACTCAATGGCACACATCAACAACAAACATACGTAGTACTGATTTGCAAGTCCTCAAGTCTATTTGGAAGTCTCCTGCGCCTTATCTTCTCTTACGTAAGTATGAGTTCTAAATTCgtgtaacaaaaaatttaatagattaGTTTGAACCCCATCTAACTTAACAAACATTATCCCCACATTATTTTGACTACCGAATTCGCTAGCAAAAACTTAAACAGCATTCCTTTTATAGGAAGACAAGCAGACCTCTACAAAGTATTACCCATCTATGTCTACATGCAGAAAAGATAAAAcgaaagaaccaaaaaaaagaacaagaaaaaagaaaaagaaaacagatggGGAGGAAAAGAACTGAGGAAAGAAGAATGACAtgtaataaaaggaaaagaaacaacTCCAAACAGCGCCTCTAAATAGGTTGCCATATGCACCAATGAACTTATCTTTATTTGTGATCATGCGATCGCTAGGCAGCCTTCCCTGTAGAATAAAGAGGCAAATGCATTGTCGCCTTTCGCCTATTATCGTGCCAAGAAGACCTTTTCCATCACACATTGGCTTTTTCTTCAACACTCCCCTTctcttctgttttcttttcttcagaTGCATCATCGTTTTTTGCCTCTGTAGCTGCTTTAGTTTCAAGTGCTTCCTGTGTTTCGGCCTTCTCTTCTGTTTTCTCGTTGGTTTGGGTTTCAGCCTCCTTAGGAGCATTGGCAACATCTGGGTCTTCTGTTTTCTTGTCCTCGGATGTTTCATCAGTTTTGTCCTCTGCAGCTGCCTGTGTTTCGGCCTTCTCTTCTGTTTTCTCGTTGGTTGGGGTTTCAGCCTCCTTAGGAGCATCAGCAACATCTGGGTCTTCTGTTTTCTTGTCCTCTGCAGCTGCCAGTGTTTCGGCCTTCTCTTCTGTTTTCTCGTTGGTTTGGGTTTCAGCCTCCTTAGGAGCATCAGCAACATTTGGGTCTTCCGTTTTCTTGTCCTCGGATGTTTCATAAGTTTTGTTCTCTGCAGCTGCCTGTGTTTCGGCCTTCTCTTCTGTTTTCTCGTTGGTTTGGGTTTCAGCCTCATTAGGAGCATCAGCAACATCTGGGTGTTCTGTTTTCTTGTCCTCGGATGTTTCATCAGTTTTGTCCTCTGCAGCTGGTGCCGTTTCAGTTGTTTTCTCTGTTTCGGCGGCCTTCTCGAGGGCATCATCTTCAGGGACGGCGGTCTGTTCTaccaaaatttcagatttctcaACCTCCGAAAGCTTGGTCTCAGATTCATCTGTTGGTTCTTTTGTCACTGATAATTCTTCTTGTTTTAGTACTGGCTCCACTGCAGGTTTACCATCAGTTGAGTCCTTCCCTTCTTCATTCTGCAAAAGtcaataaaaagacaaaaagaattaCTCCAGAGGCTATGGAAGAAAATGTCATCAATAATCTCCTGTGATTTATTAATTAGGTCTTAAAAATTCTACAGTGCACCAATCAACagccaaacaaaaaaacagaaTCTAAATCATATGCCTGCAAATCAAACTATATGATTTTGAAGCTGAGGAAATAAAGATCAGAAACTCAATGGTCATCACCAACCACTTGACAAATCTCGTGCAAGGGGTCCCATTTTTATCAAATCAATAATACTCCCAACACAAACAGTACAAAATAGTCTTAAAATTAATTTGGTACATTCACCTAAACCAGGTTCAGGCCTTATTACGTCCCCACCAACTGGGCAAGTCCTTGTATCATGTTTATCAACAATCATTTTCAATGCACTCAAAGTCCAGCTTTAGAACATGAGTATGAGTTACTGAAGCTGTCTAATTTTGCCATCCaagtttatttagttataatCTGCCTCTCCATCTATCATATgctaaaattacttaaaatataccTCAAAAATGGCAAAAAAGAAATGCTGCTACGCTTCTTAATTTATACCATTCACTTTATCTATTGACGTGGTACTACAATATGGTGTCGtgtgaattattaaaaaaaaattaaaaaagtatatattcaaaacaaaaagaagaagactaAAACCTTAAATTCTATCTACTATTTTATGTCTGTACCAcattaagagaataaaatgagTAGTATAAGTTAGAGGGCATAATAGCAATGAatggaaaaatttaaaatgaagtaCGAGGTTTGTGTGCAACTTTCCATGGTAAAATGAAACACAAATCCCCACTTCGGTTGAAGAGGAGATGAAGACACGCACAAGAAAGCTTTGGAAAGGCAGACAGATCTCATGGCTTGCCCTTCACAAAGTAACAAAGGGTGCGGCAGCATGAACCAACAGCGTAACTGCGCAGAAAATATCCAAATGGGATCCAAAGAAGCTGGTGGGGGCTTCACACTAGGACACGCTTCTTTGTCGTGAAATCAAAGATGTGATTCAATCATGAATATACCTAATATCGATTCTCTACCACTAAAAGATTCTaaccaaagcaataaacatgAAATTCGTCACCCTTAgcctgaaattttttttttaaggtttgaGAGATTTGAtccatataattatataatattattaaaattaagtcATATACATGCAATTGAATATTGCTCGTCTCaatcaaaataaagaattacaaacaacattttctttaaaaaataaaaaagttaaccTTGAGTGAAGAAATACTAAAAATTAGTCAGGACAGCActtgattatttaaattaaaatatattttataaattaaatccttCAAACACGCAAATCCCACTTGGATAAGAAAAATCATTCAAGGAAAATTGAGGATGGCGACAAAGGAGTCGGCAAAGCATAAAGAAATGGGTCAGCTTCGCCTAGGGTGGATAGCAatgattaattttctttttctgggtATAGTAATGATTAATAAACTAGCACAAACTTCGCTGAAGTTTTCTCGAAATTAACAGCTACACTCTGTTTGGGACTCCAGAAAATGTTGAGGCCCATCGTGTTTTAAGATTACCGGGATTCGAAGATCAAAGCATAAGGAAAATATAATCTTTCAATGATCTTTCGTTTTCGTTCAGTTTATTGACAATCAAAGGGAACCAGAAACCAGACAAGATCGCCAATCATCAAAAGCGAAAATTTACAGACTTCTATATATCGGGCagtttaaggaaaaaaaaaaaaagaaagttttaaaccaaaaaaaggGAACGAAAGCGGGAGGGATTTTCACTTCAGTAACAGAAATCAGaagcaacaaaaaaatttccaaGAACGTCAAACCTGCAGATGAGATCAgagctttttatttatttatttgcttatttatggAACTTCGTgaaaaaggaggaaaatatGAAACCATGATTACCTCCTTGAACAAGTGGCTGAGAGAACGGCGCTTGATATCTTGGTCGTCAACTCTGTCATCATCAACAATCTCCTTGACCTTATGATCATCGTCGTCTTCCTCCTTCTTATCAGTCTTCTCAGCCTCCTCCTCGTTAACGCTGACGACAACAACAGCCGCCTCCTTCTCGTTCTTAACCGGTTCTTCAGCTGCACCGGCTTTCTCCTCCTTCACCGGCTCCGGAGCCGACGCCTCCTTCAAGACCTTCGGTTTAGTCGCACATcctcccatctctctctctctctctctctctctctataaaaaaactcagaacTCCTTGctagtttctctctctagagCTTGTTGAAGGCCAACAGAGAAGGCTTTTTATAAGGAAAGAATTCGGCTGTTGTGTACGAGTTCCGACATTTGTTCTGCGGCAAAGAAATAAACTTTcacaatactaatatatattatatatatagtaaaatgtcattttttttgtttgcaaatgccattttccttttttattttgaggGTCATAGCCACAGGCTGTTAATTTTTGGGGGTCACAGTTCTACTGGCTGTTGCGATTAGTTAAATCGTAaggaggataaaaaaaaaaaagtaataataataattaaaaaaaaaaacaacaacaacaacaaagagAAACTTGCTCGGATTGATTTGAGGTTTTGAGAACTGAAACATTAGAAGTGGAGATTGTCTGTTAAGAGTTTTCGACAGATTGTTGGGTGGGTGAAAACATACGGTTTGACCGAGGGAACTCTGGCTTGAGGGTGGTTTGGTGAGGTTGCGTGTGTGCTTTTCATTTACAGCGAGGCAAATgaattattatgaataaagaaGTGATACATATATCAaaacaattatataaaataaatttactaattgatatagttttattaaattagttagatttattttataataaaaataattttataatttaacgtccTATCTCAAgatatatcaatttgtaaatttatttttatagaaaaaatatatttataatcatgaATTATGCAACCAtcacg harbors:
- the LOC121250558 gene encoding late embryogenesis abundant protein 76 isoform X1, which produces MGGCATKPKVLKEASAPEPVKEEKAGAAEEPVKNEKEAAVVVVSVNEEEAEKTDKKEEDDDDHKVKEIVDDDRVDDQDIKRRSLSHLFKENEEGKDSTDGKPAVEPVLKQEELSVTKEPTDESETKLSEVEKSEILVEQTAVPEDDALEKAAETEKTTETAPAAEDKTDETSEDKKTEHPDVADAPNEAETQTNEKTEEKAETQAAAENKTYETSEDKKTEDPDVADAPKEAETPTNEKTEEKAETQAAAEDKTDETSEDKKTEDPDVANAPKEAETQTNEKTEEKAETQEALETKAATEAKNDDASEEKKTEEKGSVEEKANV
- the LOC121250558 gene encoding late embryogenesis abundant protein 76 isoform X3, producing the protein MGGCATKPKVLKEASAPEPVKEEKAGAAEEPVKNEKEAAVVVVSVNEEEAEKTDKKEEDDDDHKVKEIVDDDRVDDQDIKRRSLSHLFKENEEGKDSTDGKPAVEPVLKQEELSVTKEPTDESETKLSEVEKSEILVEQTAVPEDDALEKAAETEKTTETAPAAEDKTDETSEDKKTEHPDVADAPNEAETQTNEKTEEKAETQAAAENKTYETSEDKKTEDPNVADAPKEAETQTNEKTEEKAETLAAAEDKTDETSEDKKTEDPDVANAPKEAETQTNEKTEEKAETQEALETKAATEAKNDDASEEKKTEEKGSVEEKANV
- the LOC121250558 gene encoding aspartic and glutamic acid-rich protein isoform X5; amino-acid sequence: MGGCATKPKVLKEASAPEPVKEEKAGAAEEPVKNEKEAAVVVVSVNEEEAEKTDKKEEDDDDHKVKEIVDDDRVDDQDIKRRSLSHLFKENEEGKDSTDGKPAVEPVLKQEELSVTKEPTDESETKLSEVEKSEILVEQTAVPEDDALEKAAETEKTTETAPAAEDKTDETSEDKKTEHPDVADAPNEAETQTNEKTEEKAETQAAAEDKTDETSEDKKTEDPDVANAPKEAETQTNEKTEEKAETQEALETKAATEAKNDDASEEKKTEEKGSVEEKANV
- the LOC121250558 gene encoding late embryogenesis abundant protein 76 isoform X2, with amino-acid sequence MGGCATKPKVLKEASAPEPVKEEKAGAAEEPVKNEKEAAVVVVSVNEEEAEKTDKKEEDDDDHKVKEIVDDDRVDDQDIKRRSLSHLFKENEEGKDSTDGKPAVEPVLKQEELSVTKEPTDESETKLSEVEKSEILVEQTAVPEDDALEKAAETEKTTETAPAAEDKTDETSEDKKTEHPDVADAPNEAETQTNEKTEEKAETQAAAENKTYETSEDKKTEDPNVADAPKEAETQTNEKTEEKAETQAAAEDKTDETSEDKKTEDPDVANAPKEAETQTNEKTEEKAETQEALETKAATEAKNDDASEEKKTEEKGSVEEKANV
- the LOC121250558 gene encoding aspartic and glutamic acid-rich protein isoform X4; amino-acid sequence: MGGCATKPKVLKEASAPEPVKEEKAGAAEEPVKNEKEAAVVVVSVNEEEAEKTDKKEEDDDDHKVKEIVDDDRVDDQDIKRRSLSHLFKENEEGKDSTDGKPAVEPVLKQEELSVTKEPTDESETKLSEVEKSEILVEQTAVPEDDALEKAAETEKTTETAPAAEDKTDETSEDKKTEDPDVADAPKEAETPTNEKTEEKAETQAAAEDKTDETSEDKKTEDPDVANAPKEAETQTNEKTEEKAETQEALETKAATEAKNDDASEEKKTEEKGSVEEKANV